From the Macaca nemestrina isolate mMacNem1 chromosome 7, mMacNem.hap1, whole genome shotgun sequence genome, the window ATCAGGCTTCTGTTGTGACTCTGCAGAGGTCTGTTTCATAACAGTCTCACTTAGTTTAGCCTGTCCTAGAAAGTTGTTCTTGCCAGCAGACCTCATGCTTTATAAGGAAGCTCAGTCTGTTTTTGAACTTTGACTAACTTCCTTAAAATTGAAAGTATACgttatttggagaaatgtaatGTAGAAAAATAGGCAGTTTTGTCTTGAAAATTATCATTATGGGTTTCTTACAGCATCTCTTGTATTCATCTTAGAATATCATTTAGGCTTGCTGTTCAGTTGTTATATATTTAGTcagcaattaaattttttttccataggttCAAGGAAAGGACCCTTCCGTGGACATCACTCAGGACCTTGTGGATGAATCTGAAGAGGAGCGTTTTGATGATATGTCATCGCCAGGCTTAGAATTGCCATCTTGTGAATTAAGTCGCCTTGAAGAAATTGCAGAACTTGTGGCATCATCTTTACCTTCACCTCTTCGTCGTGAAAAACTTGCACTGGCACTAGAAAATGAGGGTTATATTAAAAAGCTCCTGGAGCTTTTTCATGTGTGTGAGGATTTGGAAAATATTGAAGGACTACACCACTTGTATGAAATTATCAAAGGCATCTTCCTCTTGAATCGAACTGCTCTTTTTGAAGTTATGTTCTCTGAAGAATGTATAATGGACGTCATTGGATGTTTAGAATATGATCCTGCTTTATCACAACCACGAAAACACAGGGAATTTCTAACGAAAACAGCCAAGTTTAAAGAAGTGATTCCCATATCAGATCCTGAGCTGAAACAAAAAATTCATCAGACATACAGAGTTCAGTATATACAAGATATGGTTCTACCAACTCCTTCAGTCTTTGAAGAAAACATGTTATCAACACTTcactcttttatctttttcaataAGGTAGAGATTGTTGGCATGTTGCAGGTGAGTTAGATCATTCCTTTTTTCATACTTCAAGAGATGCAGCAAAAACAATTTGCtccttttaaatacatatattaagttttaattttgttaatgtaTAAAGTTAAGTATTTGTGAGATATTTTAAgagattataatatataataatactgtGAGACCAGAAGGTTACTGTATCTCGGGTAGGAGAGGTAAGTGTGATAAATGTAGTTTGAAGAAATGGTACAAGGGGATGATTTTTTAGatactgggtcttgctctgttgcccaggctatagggCAGTAATGCagtctcagcacactgcaacctccacctccgttTTCCTGGCTgaaacaatcttcccacctcagcctcctgagtagctgagaccacaggtgtgcaccaccacccccagccaattcttgtattttttgtagagatggagtttgtcATACTGCCCAGGATGGCCccaaacttctgagttcaagcagtctgcctgacccggcctcccaaagtgctgggattacagatgtgagccactgggcccagcctgacttttttctttttttaaaaaataaagttggggtcttgctctgttgcccaggctggagtgcagtggcacagccatagctcattgcaaccttgaactcctgggcttgagccatcctcccacctcagccttccaattagctaagactacagatgcatgccaccatacccaccttttaacatttttttttttttttgtaaagaatggatctcactttgttgcccaggctggtctcaaactcctggcttcaagcaaatctcccaccttagcctcccaaagtgttgggattacaggtgtgagccaccatactcaacTACAGGAGGATAACATTAATGAAGTGGTTGAATGCTGAACTTTGGGGTTATTACTCTATGAATTATGCATAGAATAGAACAGATTGGAAGAGGAAAGAGTGAAGCACAAAGCCAAGAGAAATGTCACTAaatacagaatataaattctaATGAGaattgtgggccaggcactgtggcctgtctctaccaaataaaataaaatttaaggcgAATTTGTAAAAATCCCAGAAAATGATAcagtaagggtccagtttcagggTCTAGGAAATGTAGCAGAGGAGGCAAATTATAACTGCATGTATCCCTACCAAAAGCCACGTTTTGTTAAGGAGTGTGCCTGTGGGTGAGTTAAACCCATGAACCCATGTGAATTTGAGTTTCAGCTCCGTCTGTCACTTAAAAACTCTCAGTAGCTATATGAGTTGGACAGCCTTAACTTCTTaaagcttcagtttccccatctgaagGATGGTGACATTAATGCCTACCCTGTAAAGTTGTCTGAAAATTAACTGAGGTCGGGCATGTAAAGAAAGTGTTTAGTATGATGTAAGATTCatgggaattttttaaagtatctgtgGATAATTGcttattaaaatgtagatttttttttcttatagtatGCCCAGTCTCTCTGATCTGGTGTTTTAGGGTGTTTGCATCACAATCCTCTAGGGTGCAGTATGGTGAATTCTGCACAAAACAGAGTGGAAGTCTCTGAGAGCTAGACAATAATTTGCGTTTGTAACACCCTCAAAGTTAGAAAACCTCTTACTGTGTCATCCCAGTGTGTGCATCTATTCTAACTGAAATAGAAGTTTACGTAggctgggcctagtggctcacacctgtaatcccaccactttgggaagccaaggcaggaggatcgattgaaCCCGGAAGTTAAAGACTAGCctggggctgggtgtggcggctcatgcctataatcccagcactttgggaggccaaggcgggtgggtcacctgaggtcaagagttcaagaccagcctggccaacatggcgaaaagcTGTCTCTACTAATAGTAAAGTACAACAGTTAGCTAGACGTGATGGtaggcgcccataatcccagctactcaggaggctgaggcaggagaatcatttgaatctgggaggcggaggttgcagtgagctgagatagtgccattgcactctagcctgggcaacaggagtgaaattctgtctcaaaaaaaaatgtttgtttttttttttaattagccaggtatggtggtgcatgcctataatcccaaccacttggggagctgagttgggagaatcgcttgagcccaggagttcgagtctgcagtgagcaatgatcatgccaccgcactcaagcctgggcaacagagtgagatcctatctcaacaAAGCAATAAGTTTATGTAGTACAAAGAAAGAATTGTTACTTGcacctgtacacacacacacacacacacccatgttgttttttattctttgatgCCTATGATATTGTAAGAATAAcagatctttgggaggctgaggtgggcagatcacttgaggtcgggagttcaagaccagcctgaccaatatggtgaaatcttgtctctactaaaaaattagccaggcgtggtggtggacacctgtaatcccagctgctcaggagaatgaggtaggagaattgcttgaatctgggatgcagaggcacatgcctataatcccagttactccagagactaagacaggagaatcacttgcacctgggaggcagaggttgcattaaGCCAAGGTCGCACCGCTGCAGATAAGTGTAATATGACTTGGAAGATCTTTTAAGACTTTACCTCAggtgtataaataaaataattatttgaaaccTGCATTTGTTAAGTATAGAAAGGAAGACAATAAATGTAGTAAGAGCTGCTTGATAGTACACATTACATATAAAGCAGTATGTTTAATCATATGTCTGTTCCTGTTTagaaaattttgtatttctaaagtATTAGCCAGTGAtagccaaaaaaaggaaaagtatgaATTAAAATACTGAGTTCTCCTGATCCTTTTCTTCAGCTCCATATGGTTCTGTTTTTGTTATGTGGGGATTTGTCACTTCTGTGTTTTCTTGGTCTTCGTACATGTAAAATGCCAGTTTTATTCATTAAGTATGAATAATTTCAAGTTGTTAAATCTTTGCTTCCCTGCAATATGCTGTGTAAAATATTGGCTGCCAATACGTCTGTTTCTCTTGATGCTGGACATTTCTATCCAAAGTGCTGCTGTGAAGGCTGTAGCATTTTACAAATGTTTTGGCAAGAAGTGATTGAGGTATAGTTTAATGCAGGTTCCTGCCCACTTTGTGTAGCCCCATGCACACATAATATCACGCCCTCTTAACACTGACTGCTTCATTTGTAGTACCATAAACATTCTTATTTTCTCCACTTCTGTACCCCCAACTGCAGCAGTTCAGAGAATATCTTTTTTAACCATTTGATATCCATTTGGTAGAATATAGTGTATTGGGGAGTGTCTTGAAATTGGATGCCATTTGGGTAACGAACATGGTCAAGATCGTATTAGTGAGGTATGACCTGTTTCGacattttagaaaaagtaaaGATGGGAATAACCGAACTAACTTAGTGCCACAGAAGATTTTTCTAGAGCACTCACAACAGTGAATGTGGAGCTAGTAATCTATTGGGAGCTTGTATACACAtccgtgtgtatgtgtatttagaGTGAGGCATGTCTAGGAATGGAGTGGTATTGAATCTACTTCCACTAGCTGAGGTAGtatgtaatttaaataaaatctttgtcgagcatggtggttcatgtctgtaatcccagcacttcaggaggcccaggccagtggattgcttgaggctaggagttcaagaccagactggccaacatgacagAACCCCGCctctgctacaaatacaaaaattagctgggtgtagtggtgtgtgcctgtagtcccagctactaaggagtctgagacaggagaatagcttaaacctgggaggcggaggttgccgtgagccgagatggcaccactgtgctctacctgggtgacagagcaagactttgtctcaaaaagcaaaacaaaacaaaagccaggaTCTCGATGAAAAAATAGAGATGAGAAGCGTTGACTGGGCAATCATGAAGACTCTACCACCTTAATTGGGCTTgggtaaattttaaaatccaagtctcaattttaaaatgaagtaaaacaaaaagttctaaattttgctttttaaataattgagtCATTCTCTGTATCTTTAAAACACTAAAGTAGctttgtcttcattttcattcttatttgAGAGGTTGTAGAACCTACCCTTTAAAAGTTAAGGTTATAAAACCTATGAAAGTGAGGAGTCAGCAAGTGTTGGTCCtgctatttttgtaaataatattttattgacatGCAGCCATATCCATTCATTTACAGTTGTCTGTGACTACTTTCATACTACTGGACCAGGGTTTGAGTACTCATAGTAGAGGTCACATGGGCCACAAAGctcaaaatatttactacctggcctTTAAATAGGCTTAGAAAATAGAACCTTGACagaattttatactttaatagtgtggtttttctttcttttaagaaaataaaaaaacagcatTGCCAATACCTTCCTTTTTTCAGTTATTGCCATTTATATTAAAGCGTcctgaaattatattttagtaCAATCTTAGCATTAACATAATTGCATTTGTCCTTTGTTTCACAGGAAGATGAAAAATTTCTGACAGATTTGTTTGCACAACTAACAGATGAAGCAACAGATGAGGAAAAAAGACAGGAATTGGTAAGAAATTAGATAGTAtgaaaggcataaaaataaagccactggctgggcttgatggctcacgcctgtgatcccagcactttgggaggccaaggtgggtggatcacgaggtcagagaccagcctggcgaacatggcaaaaccccatctctactaaaaagtacaaaaattagccaatcatggtggcaggcacctgtagtcctagctactcagaaggctgaggcaggagaatcacttgaacccgggacgcagaggctgcagtgagcaaaggtcgtgccgttgtactccagtgtgggcgacaagagcaagactccgtctaaataaataaataaataaataaataaataaactttttatatcACTTATCCTTTTTTCTAATTTCaggttaactttttaaaagaattttgtgCGTTTTCCCAAACGCTACAGCCTCAAAACAGAGATGCTTTTTTCAAGACTTTGTCAAACATGGGCATATTACCAGCTTTAGAAGTCATCCTTGTAAGTTTTGTGTCTCCttatttttaattaccattttttaatcccaaaattaatatttttaatgtaacatGCAAATATTCTATTATAGCCAATATTTCATCTTAGCTGGGTAGTTCATTAAGTTAAAGAAGCTATAAAATTGCAATGTTAGACAGTTTTCACACAGTGTTGAAAGAATGCAGTTAAAGGAATTTTCCATAATTTAATGATAATTTGTCAGCTTTGCAGCTTATTAGCTGAAGTGTTAAAAtagaaaggcaaacaaaaatacatgatttagaaaatacagttttatcCATACGATAAGAGTTTTGTATGCAGAAGAATTTCTTTGACCTTTCTTTTACATTAcggttttttcatatgttttgttAGGTTTGGATATTTACATAGCTATAGGttccatatttttataattataggagaaataaatgctttttgtcTGCAGGGCATGGATGATACACAGGTGCGAAGTGCTGCTACTGATATATTCTCATACTTGGTTGAATATAATCCATCCATGGTACGAGAGTTTGTCATGCAGGAGGCACAACAGAATGATGATGTAAGTAAGAAGTTAACAGAGCAAAAAATAACCAGCAAGGTAAATATTATTTGTACTAATAGTAAGTATTTATACATAGGAAGCTATAACTGTTTTTATTATTCACTTTTAAGATTTAAATTGTTGCTGTTTGGGAAAAGTGTAGCCATAATATCAGATGAGTTATTGTTCCCCTAAATTGGTTCCTGTCTCAGTTTATCAATTTGTCCTACAGAAATTATTTATGTTCGTttaaattgccttttaaaatgttaatgtcactttttttttttttttaattctgaagtCAACTTGCTATGTTGTCTTATTTAAATCATTTAGTCAATCAGTTCTTGTATCTGGGGAATTATAAATAAGTTACCTAGGGAAACATTGACTTTAGGGTAGATTCTCAAAATCATCAAGAATGAAGAAATGTAGCACAGTCCCTTAAAATATGTAGGGTGCTGTTTCTTTACTGCCTTGCCATAGAGAACAAGCTGTTAGTTGTTCACAAACACTCACATGTTAGCATCTgagatataccatattttaaagTGATAGAGAATATATCCTGGTAATGTGAAGGGTGCGCCTGGATCATGTAGTGCGTGACATGTGAGAGCACTAAATGTGTGTGCtcttctcctttattttaaaataattgaaccaATGATTCTGATGTTTTCCTGCTTCCCCTATAACAATTTGGAAGCAACTTTTTACATAAGAATGAATAAGATATTCTGCCTTTAGGTTCTTCTAAAGGGAGGAGGGGAAAAAGGCAcccttaagggaaaaaaaaatctgtttagaattccagcctgtggtatttttacaaaataagaaaatagactGTCTTACTTTTTGAAAAGATCCTATTTTATGTATTGTGATGTCAAAAAAATGGAATGCCATGTAACTGTTacgtttaaatttttatttttaaattatagtgcAGGGTAGGTGCAAAAAAGCACCAGTTTGAACTGTTGAATGTTAtgtcatgtttttcttttataaaatattaatgtcagcctcagcaacatagcaagaccctcctttactacaaaagtaatttttaaaacttaggtatggtggcatgcacctgtagtcccagatactcaggaagatgagaaggaagggtatcttaagaccaggagtttgactgcagtgagctatgattgctccactgtactccagtctgggtgacaaagccagaccccatctcaaaaaaaaaaaaaatcatgctacAACCGAAGTATCTGTATTATTGAAAATAAAGGCTTTTGTTGGTCCCCTTAACCCATGAGCTGAACATAGGAACATATATGGATATACCTCAAAATACATACAgtaggactcttttttttttttttctgttttgcagcAGAATAACATTTCAGTCAATAGGACTCTTGATTCCCACTCTTCTTGATCATCATTTCGGTCTACTGTCTCCATTTTCTCTATCCCTTGTCCATCCTACCTTTGCATACACATAGGCAAGAGCAGGGATTTTCTCACTGAATCCCTCTCAATCTTACTACTTAGGTGAGGAATACCAGTCATAATAGGACCTCAGGAAAACCAGCCATCTAGTTTCTTTGATATTTAGAATGTGTATAATCCATTTGTTCTCTGCACTCTCTAAATACCATAGTCTCATTTTCTCCAATTTCAGACATTCAGATAgttttttcctaaatttattttaaaaggaaattttatgtCACTTTTACAAATGGAGAACATATATCATTGGCCATAAATAGAAGGACTCTGTAAAGATAAAAGCAATagactgggcacgatggctcacgcctgtaatcccagcactttgggaggcccaggtgggtggatcacctgaggtagggagttcaagaccagcctgaccaacatggagaaaccccatccctactaaaagtacaaaattagctgggcgtggtggcgcatgcctgtaatctcagccactagggaggccgaggcaggagaatcgcttgaacccaggaggtggaggttgtagtgagctgagattgtgccattgcactccaacctaggcaataagagcaaaactccatctcaaaataaaataagataaaataagataacataaaaataaaaacaatgaaagtaGAATGATGATGTAAATCCTACCTAAATATTCTTACTGTTAAAGCTATGGTCGTAAAACCCACTGGCTTTCTTCAAAAGGTAGATTACGTTATTAGAAAGTTGTAAAGATCTATTATCACCAAACTAAAACCTTGCTTTTGCTTTAATCAGAGGAATTTAAAGATAATAGACAAGAAATTTATATTTAGGGCTATGTCCCTGTACCACACTTTGGGGAATGAAACAGTCATATGTTCTATCAGATAACTGAGTTAAACATTTCACTTTCCAGTTAACAAAACACCTTGAGCCTAGGTATAATGCTGTGGTATGTGTCTTAGTTTTTGATTTTTCCATTCTCTCATAATAAGTGATTCTGAGTATGTCTGTTTTTTCTCTCCAGGATATTTTGCTCATCAACCTCATTATAGAACATATGATTTGTGATACAGATCCTGAACTTGGAGGAGCAGTCCAACTTATGGGCCTGCTTCGAACTTTAGTTGACCCGGAAAACATGCTAGCCACTGCCAATGTAAGCCATgagcatttttattctttttcatagctAGTATATTGTGTATTGCTGGTGGGAACCGGTGCAGTTAAAGTTCATGGAAATGTTTTTGATTccttagaaaacagaaaagactgAATTTCTGGGTTTCTTCTACAAGCACTGTATGCATGTTCTCACTGCTCCTTTACTAGCGAATACAACAGAAGACAAACCTAGTAAAGGTAAGATAATTCAGGTTTGTAGTTAAGTTCTCTGTTCTTGAATGCTGAATTCAAAGTTGGTGTTAAGTAATCTTGTTAGGACACAGTTAgcgggaggtagaggctgggaGGACGCACCTTTTAAAAAGTAGTAGTCTTTAAAAGTTCAAACCATCAGGTTAACATAGAGGTCTTaacaatttgtttgtttgtttgtttgtttttatcaaaaGCAACCTGGAGTGttaataatgtattttgaaaagaaaggTTCATGATAAAAATTTCCCTAAaagacctgtaattccagcactttgggagacctaggcagatggatcacgaggtcaggagatcgagaccatcctggctaacatggtgaaaccttgtctctactaaaaaaatacaaaaaaaattaggtaggcttggtggcagacacctgtagtcccaggagaatggcgtaaacctgggaggcagagcttgaagtgagccgagatcgtgccactgcactccagcctggacagcagagcgagactccgtctcaaaaaaaaaaattttttttccctaaaagtaCTGTAATCAGATAACAGAAACATgtaaaagaaataagataattttttgttgaacAATATTTGTATTCAGTTTGCATCTACACTGGTGAAATAGAAGGCAGTAGCTatgaaaaaattcattttaaattatattccaGATGTATAGACAGAGCTAGAATTTTTGCACAGTATTAAGctacttttatttatattgaaGATATGTTAaggtttgttatttttgctttttattcattAGAGCTTTAacgcatatgtgtgtgtgtgtttaatttagGAGGTAGTTTTAGGTCTTCATTCGGAAATTGCTTAGTTAAGCTTTAGgagtaaatatattattttgttgtttgaaattttttttttttttttttttttttttttggagccgaatcttgctgcccaggctggagtgcggtggcgtgatctcggctcactggttcactgcagcctctgcctcccaggttcaagcaattctcctgccccagccttctgagtagttgggattacaggtgcccgccaccatgcctggctaattttttgtattagtagaggcggggttatcaccatgttgaccaagctggtctcaaactcctggcctcaagtgatctgcccgccttggcctcccaaagtgctgggattatgggtgtgagccaccacgcccagccttgaaTTCTTAATATAACATAATTAACTTATAGCACTCacataaaatacatgttaaatttactttttgtataaCTCCAGAATCAAGTCCATGAAATGTGAATGTCCATTTTTCTTACCTGCTTTATTCATATTAGGGTAAAGCTTGAGGCTTCTTTCCAAACCACATGTTCTATTCCTCCAACCTTTATTAAGATGAGAACTCATTGTGATTTTGTGGAAGCAGTGACTGTGTTATAATCCAAATGTGGGGGAATGAACAAAAAGCCTTTCAGAGGTTTGCTGCCTGGTGAGGAGTAAAGATAATTCAATTATTATAATTCAGTGTAGACTCATTACAAGTAGTAAAGGAGGCACAAAACACACTGTGGAATCAAGGGAACACGGAGACAGAGTAATTGCACCAAAGATGACACGGTGTCTGGCAGAACCTCATATAGTGTATCTGTTGGAGAACATGCTAAGATACTTGGTAGAGGCTCCTTGAATTTTGAAATAAGGCAGATACTCTAGATTTGTTTCCTAACTCTGCCTTACTAACTTTTCCAACTTGGGTCTAGTTAGTTTAATAGGCTCATAATGTGAAACCAATTCCCTGTAGGgttgttaaaattaaatttaaaaagtaaagcatcattcctggcacatggtaggcgtTCGGTAAATGCTGATTTCCTCCTccctaaaattaatatatttcgGTTAATAGAAGGGATTTTACTTGATTAGAATTTGAGTTCTtatattttagaaggaaaaatgTTAGTCATTAAATATAATTAGTTGTGTTTGGTTTCTTTTAGATGATTTTCAGACTGCCCAACTATTGGCACTTGTATTggaattgttaacattttgtgtGGAGCACCATACCTACCACATAAAGAACTACATTATTAATAAGGATATCCTCCGGAGAGTGCTAGTTCTTATGGCCTCGAAGCATGCTTTCTTGGCATTATGTAAGTGTTAGAATTATTTATCATCTTTGTATATTGTCATGTTGTTGATATTTTTACATCTTATTGCCCAAATGAAAAGACCACTGATTACAAGTCAGGAGATCTGGGTCGTAACGTAATACTAGCTCTGCCACTGATTATGCTGGTTTGCCACACTGAGCAGGTGTTTTTCTTGACTCTCTTCTTACTCAATATACAGTAAGGGAGTAGAATGTATCTACAGTGTTATATTCCATTACTAAAACAGCACCATTGATCATTTTACCTTGGATATTTTATAGCAGGGGTGGCAGACTACAGCTGAGGCCAGATCCAGCCCGTGGCCTATGATTGTACAGCCTACAAGCTGAAAcgtgtttatgtttttaaaaggtgACCTGAGAAGAGGGAAATGAATATGCCACAGAGACCAtatgtggcccacaaagcctaaaatatgtaCTAGGTGGACATTTGTGAAAATGTTTGTAGACTCTTCTAGAGCAGTATAGTCTCATAATAAGATTGTTGTTAGacataaatttttcaaaaattgactTTCACAATGTTCTTAAGACCCTAGTTTGTTAGAGAAAACTATGTTTCTGAATTGAAAATAGGTTAATTCAGAATGTTCTTTATCAAGCAACAGCCAGACATCTCAGGTAATGAGTTTCCGTATGTAAGTGGTCCTTGTTGGTAAGTTGTTAGACCAAATTTAGGGGCACCCTAGAGGTTCTGTAAGACATTTCTGCTGGTAATTTAATTTTTGCCTTTTGGTTTTTAAAGGTAAGTTTccgtgttttttgttgttgttgttttaagcagtCATAGTCATGCACTAATTAGAGGCCTGAATATATATCCGTTTTTGCTAATCTTCATTTCTAATTGTTTTccttaattgattttttaaaaaatctttaaatcatat encodes:
- the LOC105467550 gene encoding serine/threonine-protein phosphatase 4 regulatory subunit 3A isoform X2; this translates as MTDTRRRVKVYTLNEDRQWDDRGTGHVSSGYVERLKGMSLLVRAESDGSLLLESKINPNTAYQKQQDTLIVWSEAENYDLALSFQEKAGCDEIWEKICQVQGKDPSVDITQDLVDESEEERFDDMSSPGLELPSCELSRLEEIAELVASSLPSPLRREKLALALENEGYIKKLLELFHVCEDLENIEGLHHLYEIIKGIFLLNRTALFEVMFSEECIMDVIGCLEYDPALSQPRKHREFLTKTAKFKEVIPISDPELKQKIHQTYRVQYIQDMVLPTPSVFEENMLSTLHSFIFFNKVEIVGMLQEDEKFLTDLFAQLTDEATDEEKRQELVNFLKEFCAFSQTLQPQNRDAFFKTLSNMGILPALEVILGMDDTQVRSAATDIFSYLVEYNPSMVREFVMQEAQQNDDDILLINLIIEHMICDTDPELGGAVQLMGLLRTLVDPENMLATANKTEKTEFLGFFYKHCMHVLTAPLLANTTEDKPSKDDFQTAQLLALVLELLTFCVEHHTYHIKNYIINKDILRRVLVLMASKHAFLALCALRFKRKIIGLKDEFYNRYIMKSFLFEPVVKAFLNNGSRYNLMNSAIIEMFEFIRVEDIKSLTAHVIENYWKALEDVDYVQTFKGLKLRFEQQRERQDNPKLDSMRSILRNHRYRRDARTLEDEEEMWFNTDEDDMEDGEAVVSPSDKTKNDDDIMDPISKFMERKKLKESEEKEVLLKTNLSGRQSPSFKLSLSSGTKTNLTSQSSTTNLPGSPGSPGSPGSPGSPGSVPKNTSQTAAITTKGGLVGLVDYPDDDEDDDEDEDKEDTLPLSKKAKFDS
- the LOC105467550 gene encoding serine/threonine-protein phosphatase 4 regulatory subunit 3A isoform X1, coding for MTDTRRRVKVYTLNEDRQWDDRGTGHVSSGYVERLKGMSLLVRAESDGSLLLESKINPNTAYQKQQDTLIVWSEAENYDLALSFQEKAGCDEIWEKICQVQGKDPSVDITQDLVDESEEERFDDMSSPGLELPSCELSRLEEIAELVASSLPSPLRREKLALALENEGYIKKLLELFHVCEDLENIEGLHHLYEIIKGIFLLNRTALFEVMFSEECIMDVIGCLEYDPALSQPRKHREFLTKTAKFKEVIPISDPELKQKIHQTYRVQYIQDMVLPTPSVFEENMLSTLHSFIFFNKVEIVGMLQEDEKFLTDLFAQLTDEATDEEKRQELVNFLKEFCAFSQTLQPQNRDAFFKTLSNMGILPALEVILGMDDTQVRSAATDIFSYLVEYNPSMVREFVMQEAQQNDDVSKKLTEQKITSKDILLINLIIEHMICDTDPELGGAVQLMGLLRTLVDPENMLATANKTEKTEFLGFFYKHCMHVLTAPLLANTTEDKPSKDDFQTAQLLALVLELLTFCVEHHTYHIKNYIINKDILRRVLVLMASKHAFLALCALRFKRKIIGLKDEFYNRYIMKSFLFEPVVKAFLNNGSRYNLMNSAIIEMFEFIRVEDIKSLTAHVIENYWKALEDVDYVQTFKGLKLRFEQQRERQDNPKLDSMRSILRNHRYRRDARTLEDEEEMWFNTDEDDMEDGEAVVSPSDKTKNDDDIMDPISKFMERKKLKESEEKEVLLKTNLSGRQSPSFKLSLSSGTKTNLTSQSSTTNLPGSPGSPGSPGSPGSPGSVPKNTSQTAAITTKGGLVGLVDYPDDDEDDDEDEDKEDTLPLSKKAKFDS